A single window of Candoia aspera isolate rCanAsp1 chromosome 3, rCanAsp1.hap2, whole genome shotgun sequence DNA harbors:
- the LOC134494511 gene encoding lymphocyte antigen 6E-like: MKAPFALLLAACLCVDGVFSLVCWSCENAESTWGCWRLQVCSSEDNYCATTYTGAGIGDYSTQSINKGCVPICPQGGINIGIAAVSVKCCSSSFCNVSGASSIKTNHLLLVLAMLASFFYLFGPRL, encoded by the exons ATGAAGGCGCCCTTCGCGCTCCTCCTGGCCGCCTGCCTCTGCGTGGACGGCG TTTTCTCGCTGGTGTGCTGGTCGTGCGAGAATGCCGAATCAACATGGGGCTGCTGGAGGCTGCAAGTCTGTTCCAGTGAAGATAACTACTGTGCCACCACCTATACCGGTGCAGGAATTG GTGATTATTCCACGCAGTCGATCAACAAGGGCTGTGTGCCTATTTGCCCCCAAGGCGGGATCAATATTGGCATTGCGGCCGTGTCGGTGAAATGCTGTTCCTCGTCTTTCTGCAATGTCAGCGGGGCAAGCAGcatcaaaacaaaccatcttcTGTTGGTGTTGGCGATGCTGGCCAGTTTCTTCTATCTCTTCGGACCCAGGCTGTGA